A segment of the Sphingopyxis sp. OAS728 genome:
ATAAAGGGGATTGTGTATGCGGATGATCGACGACGCTCTCAGGCTTTCGGCCTCGGACCTGATGCGGTTCAAGGGGTGCAGGCACGCGACGACGCTCGATCTGCGGCTGATAGAGGCCCGCGATATCGCTCCGTGCGAGGATGGCGATGAAGCCGAACTTCTTCAGAAGCAGGGCGACGCCCACGAACTTGCCTTCCTCGACGCGCTCAAGGCGCAGGGCAAAAATGTCGTCGAAATTCCCAAGGACGGGATCACGCTGGAAGAGTCGGTCCGGCTCACACGCGAGGCGATGACGGCCGGCCCGGACATCATCTTTCAGGGCGCGCTGCTCGGCGGCGCATGGGGCGGCTATTCCGACTTTCTCGAACGGGTGGAACGCCCCTCCAATCTCGGAAGCTGGTCCTATGAGGTTGTCGATACCAAGCTGAAACGGAAGCCCGACCCCAAACATATTCTCCAGCTCTCGCTCTACTCCGACCTGATCGCCGACCTTCAGGGCGTCCGGCCGGAATCCGCTCATCTCCAGCTCGGCGACGGGTCGCGTTTCACCGTGCCGCTCGCCGACGTGGCATCTTACGCACGCCATGCACGGGCGGTGTTCGAAACCTTCCTGACCGACCGTCCGGAAACGCGGCCCGAGCCTGTTTCAAGCTGCGGCCTCTGCCGCTGGAAAGAGCATTGCCGCGACGAATGGGACAAGGCCGACAGCCTTGCCCTGGTAGCCGGCATGACAAGATCGCAGCGTGGAAAAGTCGAGGCCGCAGGCATCGAAACGCTCGGCGGCCTCGCGGTCCATGACCAGCGCATCCCGAAGCTCGCTCCTGAGACCCAGCAGCGGCTCCAGACGCAGGCGCGACTCCAGGCCGCGCGCCGCGCCGGCGCCCCGCCGGGATTTGCGCTTCGCGACTATGAGCCCGGCAAGGGATTCGGACTGCTGCCCGAAGCCGACGACGGCGACCTCTTCTACGATATCGAGGGCGATCCCTATTATGAGGGCGGCCTCGAATATCTCCACGGCATCTGGTTTCGCGATGAGGGCGAATGGAGCTTCCGCGCCTTTTGGGCGCATGACCGTGCCGCCGAGGGCGAAGCGGTTTCTGAGCTACTGCAATTCTTCACGGCGCATCTCCAGCGCCACCCGAAGGCGCACATATACCACTATGCGAATTATGAGATTGCGGCGCTTCGCCGCCTGACCGCGGAGCATCGCGTCGGCGAGGCCGCCATGGACCAACTCCAGCGTGAACGGCGGTTCGTCGACCTGTTCCGCGTCGTGTCGGGATCGCTGATCGCTTCCGAGAAAGGCTATTCGATCAAGGATCTCGAAGCCTTTTATATGGAGAAGCGCGAAGCGGATGTCGCAACCGCGGGCGCGAGCGTCGTCTTCTACGAACGCTGGCGGGAAACGCAGGACGGCGATCTGCTCGACAAGATCTACGACTATAACCGCACCGACTGCATCTCGACGCAGCTGCTGCGCGACTGGCTGATCCGCGACGTTCGCCCTGAAGGCCTGCCTTGGCCGAAACTCGGCGAGGTTCCCGACGGGGGCCCGCTCGCGAATGTCGAGGCCGAGGACGATGAGATGGCGGCGCTGCGCGAGCGGCTCCTTCCGGTTCGCGAGCGGCTCGGCGAAGACATCGCCGATCTGCTGCTCGACCTCAACTTCTTCCACAAGCGCGAAGACAAGCCCGCGTGGTGGGCGATCTTCGATCGGCTCGCGCAGGAGAGCGAGGAGCTCGTCGATGATCTTGAATGCGTCCAGGGCCTCGAGGCGGTCGGTGATCCCGTCAAAGTAACGGCAAGGTCGTTCGAGCGAACCTATCGCTTCCCGCCGCAGGAGACCAAATTGAGGGCAGGCCGCAAACCCTGCGTCAAACCCGCCGCGATGCCCGAGGATGTCGATCTGCGCGAGATCGACCACGACACGAACTTGCTCGTGCTGCGCCGCTCGACAGCGAAAGGCGAGCTGCCCGATCGGCTCGATCTCATTCCGGCCAAGCCGATCGGCAACGCAACGCTGCGCGCCGCGGTTGCAGCCGTGACCGATGCCATCATCGACAATCCCGGCTCGGCCAAAGCGATCGAACAATTGCTCATGCGCGCGGCGCCGACGTTTCGCGACGGCGCGCGGCCGAAGGGCATCATCGACGCCGAAGGCGATCTCCCGGCGCAGACCAGCGCCGCAATTGCCGCCATGGATGAAACGACCCTAGCGATCCAGGGACCGCCCGGCACCGGCAAGACCTATGTCAGTGCGCTATCGATCATAGACCTCGTCCGTGCAGGCAAGCGCGTTGCGGTTTCGTCGAACAGTCACAAGGCCATCACCAATCTCCTTGAAGCGGTCGCGGACCGGAGCGCGACCGATGGTGTTCGATGCAGCGTGGTCCAAAAAGTCGCCGACGATGACGATGAAAATGCCCATCCCGGCATCGTCCTTGTCAGCGAGAATGACGCGCCTGAAATCGGGACCGCCGATGTCGTCGGCGCTACGGCGTGGCATTTCGCTCGATATGAAGCGCCAGCCTATGACTATCTCTTCGTTGACGAAGCGGGACAGGTCTCGCTTGCCAATATCATCGCCATGTCGCGCGCGGCCCGCAATCTCGTCCTCGTCGGCGATCCGATGCAACTGCCGCAGCCGCTTCAAGGTACGCACCCCGGACGGAGTGGCGATTCCTGTCTCGAATATCTGATCGACGGACACCGGGTCGTCCCCGCCGATCGCGGCATCTTCATGCCGGTCAGCCGCCGAATGCATCCCGCGGTCTGCGACTATATCTCGGTCGCCGTCTATGAAGGCAAGCTGCACTCGGACGATGCCGCCGGCAGTCAATCACTGCTCGCTACTGACGGGCAATCGCTCGTCGGCGCGGGCGTCCGCGCGATCGATCACTTCGGGCGCTCGCAGGTCAGCCCGGAAGAGATCGACGCCATCAAGGCGCAGATCGAGGCTGTGACCGGAGCAACCTATCGCGCGCGAGACGAAAGCGAGCGCGCCATCGGCCACACCGATATTCTGGTCGTCGCACCCTATAATGCCCAAGTTAACGCGCTGCGCGCCGCGCTGCCTGCGGCTGTCCGTGTCGGCACGGTCGACCGCTTCCAGGGGCAGGAGGCGCCGGTGTGCCTCGTCTCCATGACGACATCGAGCGGTGAGGAGCTGCCGCGCGACATCGACTTCCTCTTCTCGCTGAACAGGATCAATGTCGCCGTATCGCGCGCGCAGACCTCGGCGGTCGTCTTCGCAAGTCCCCTTCTTCTCGAAACCCCCTGCCGAACCGTCGAGGAAATGATGCTCGTAAATGCACTTTGTTTGCTCCGCGAGCATGGGGGTGACAGCTTCTGACATGCTGTGGTGCGAATCTGCTTTCATCGAACGAAAGGAGATTCGCTCATGGCCTACTGGGATATCGGACTTCGCCACATCGTCGACGTTGACGGGCAGTTGCTGGCAATCGACGCCGAGGTGATCGACACGGCTTCGCTTCTCGCGAAGGCCAATCTTCCGACCGACCGCCAGCTCTGGCTGGTCCGGGCCGGCGAATATTTCGCGCTCGGTGCGAAGCAGCTTCTCCGCCTCTCGCAGGACGAAGTGCTGTTCTTCGAGACCGCCGAGCGCGTGCAGGCGCCGATATTTCACAAAAGGGCCGCTTGAGGCCCAACGCCCCCTAAGCAGATTTGGAAAGGAAAAGCTCATGGCAGACGTGCAAGTGACGTGCATCAACAAGCAGCCGCGCAACGATCCTTATGAAGGGATCACCCACCTCGGCGGAGCGACCTGGCACTGGACGCGACAGCAGGTCATCGATTCGATCGAGGCGAAGACCAACACGTTCTACACCCTTGTCGGAAACAACCGGGGCGATATCGGCGTCGTGAATGGAGCGAACGGCAAATATCTTCGCACCTACGCCGACGGAAAGTGGAATGACAACCTCCTCGCGCTTCCGGAATGTCCTCGCTAACATCTAAATGGCCCTATCGCATTACGCGGTAGGGCCTGGATCCGGCGCCCCGAGATGATCAACGAACAGAAAGAAAATTATGCAGGAGCGGTACCTCGGGGATTCTCACGACTTCTTGAAGTACGCCCTGCTCCGGCATCTGAGCAAATCTCTCGAGCTTCGGATCGGGGTGAACTGGTACCTTACGACGCCCGATCAGGTTGACCGCCCGGGCAACAATGATGGCGAAAAGCGTCATCATCTCAAAGGCGGGGTTTGGCGTGATGCGGACGCCGAGCTCTTCGAAAAGATCGGCAAGTTCGATACGGTCGCCGACCGCAAGCTTTCGAACGTAGCCTCGTGGGAGATTCTACCGCCCGACACTTGCTACTTTGCGGCCCACGTTCCTGCGGATGACCGTGGAAGCTGGCACCAGAACGCGATCGCCGAATTGCAGCCGGCCGACCTGATTTTCCTCGATCCGGATAACGGCTTCGAGGTGACCTCAATGACCGCGCGAACCCGGCCCAAATATTCGCTCTTCAGCGAAGCCGCGGACTATGTGGCTGCGGGCAAGTCTGTCGTTGCAATCCAGTTCGCTCGCCAATGCGACCCGGTACAGCGAGCGATCGATATTCGAATCAAGCTCGTCTCACTGGTAGGAAGTCCTGCGGACTTCCCGGTTATTCGCGGGCGCGTTGCTCCCAATCTTCTATTCTTCAGTATCGTTCCGGGCGCCAATCGCGAGCGGTGGCGGCGCGCCCTGCTCGACTTCGAGATGAATTGCGCCAAGGCCGAAATCATCGAGTAGGCGGCTTTCAATGTTTCTTTATTGCCGTCTGGCATGGTCGTTCCATGTCAACGACGCTCGAACATCCTGCTAAGCTCGCAGTTCTCATTGATGCCGATAACGCGTCGCCGCGGATAGCCGCAGGCCTTTTCAAAGAAATCGCCACGATAGGCGAAGCGAGCGTCCGGCGCATTTATGGCGATTTTTCTAGCACGCGGCTCAAGGGTTGGGCGGAGGTTTTGGCCACACATGCCATCATGCCGCACCAGAATTTCGCCAATACGATCGGGAAGAACGCGTCCGACATCGCGCTCGTGATCGATGCTATGGATCTTCTGCATTCGGGACGGTTCGATACCTTTTGCCTCGTCTCGTCGGATAGCGACTTCACGCGCCTTGCCGCCCGAATACGAGAACAAGGCGTCGCCGTGTATGGCTTCGGAGAACAGAAAACGCCGCAAAGTTTCCGTCAGGCGTGCAAGCGCTTCATCTACACCGAGAACCTTACGCTCGACGAAGCTAAAGGCATAACGGCGATTGGCGGCGGCCCCGAGCCTGAACCCGAAACGGCCAAACTAAAGCCGACGGAGGCGATCCCGCTCATCCAAGCAGCGCTGGGCCAGCTCGACGATCTGGATGGCTGGTACCCGCTAAGCGCGGTTGGAAGCCGACTTCTGGCAGAGATGCCCGATTTCGATCCACGCAGCTACGGGTGCGCCAAGCTCGTCTCGCTGATCGAAAAATCTGGCGCCTTCGACATTAGGCGCGACCAGCTTCGGGTTTACATCAAGACAAAATAGCTGCCCCGCAATCGCTGATCGTCTTACCCAACTCCCTTGGCAAAGAGCTTAG
Coding sequences within it:
- a CDS encoding NYN domain-containing protein; translated protein: MSTTLEHPAKLAVLIDADNASPRIAAGLFKEIATIGEASVRRIYGDFSSTRLKGWAEVLATHAIMPHQNFANTIGKNASDIALVIDAMDLLHSGRFDTFCLVSSDSDFTRLAARIREQGVAVYGFGEQKTPQSFRQACKRFIYTENLTLDEAKGITAIGGGPEPEPETAKLKPTEAIPLIQAALGQLDDLDGWYPLSAVGSRLLAEMPDFDPRSYGCAKLVSLIEKSGAFDIRRDQLRVYIKTK
- a CDS encoding DUF3892 domain-containing protein; this encodes MADVQVTCINKQPRNDPYEGITHLGGATWHWTRQQVIDSIEAKTNTFYTLVGNNRGDIGVVNGANGKYLRTYADGKWNDNLLALPECPR
- a CDS encoding TM0106 family RecB-like putative nuclease encodes the protein MRMIDDALRLSASDLMRFKGCRHATTLDLRLIEARDIAPCEDGDEAELLQKQGDAHELAFLDALKAQGKNVVEIPKDGITLEESVRLTREAMTAGPDIIFQGALLGGAWGGYSDFLERVERPSNLGSWSYEVVDTKLKRKPDPKHILQLSLYSDLIADLQGVRPESAHLQLGDGSRFTVPLADVASYARHARAVFETFLTDRPETRPEPVSSCGLCRWKEHCRDEWDKADSLALVAGMTRSQRGKVEAAGIETLGGLAVHDQRIPKLAPETQQRLQTQARLQAARRAGAPPGFALRDYEPGKGFGLLPEADDGDLFYDIEGDPYYEGGLEYLHGIWFRDEGEWSFRAFWAHDRAAEGEAVSELLQFFTAHLQRHPKAHIYHYANYEIAALRRLTAEHRVGEAAMDQLQRERRFVDLFRVVSGSLIASEKGYSIKDLEAFYMEKREADVATAGASVVFYERWRETQDGDLLDKIYDYNRTDCISTQLLRDWLIRDVRPEGLPWPKLGEVPDGGPLANVEAEDDEMAALRERLLPVRERLGEDIADLLLDLNFFHKREDKPAWWAIFDRLAQESEELVDDLECVQGLEAVGDPVKVTARSFERTYRFPPQETKLRAGRKPCVKPAAMPEDVDLREIDHDTNLLVLRRSTAKGELPDRLDLIPAKPIGNATLRAAVAAVTDAIIDNPGSAKAIEQLLMRAAPTFRDGARPKGIIDAEGDLPAQTSAAIAAMDETTLAIQGPPGTGKTYVSALSIIDLVRAGKRVAVSSNSHKAITNLLEAVADRSATDGVRCSVVQKVADDDDENAHPGIVLVSENDAPEIGTADVVGATAWHFARYEAPAYDYLFVDEAGQVSLANIIAMSRAARNLVLVGDPMQLPQPLQGTHPGRSGDSCLEYLIDGHRVVPADRGIFMPVSRRMHPAVCDYISVAVYEGKLHSDDAAGSQSLLATDGQSLVGAGVRAIDHFGRSQVSPEEIDAIKAQIEAVTGATYRARDESERAIGHTDILVVAPYNAQVNALRAALPAAVRVGTVDRFQGQEAPVCLVSMTTSSGEELPRDIDFLFSLNRINVAVSRAQTSAVVFASPLLLETPCRTVEEMMLVNALCLLREHGGDSF